In Schaalia sp. JY-X169, the following are encoded in one genomic region:
- a CDS encoding ABC transporter substrate-binding protein, which yields MKVTSKRFAGVAGIAAASALVLSACSGGGEIGGDTGGGAESGDAGGGTAAEGCEDFEQYGSFPGTTVSLFSSIRDSEADDLQATFDKFTECTGITVQHNGVGEFEQQLVVQVEGNNAPDLAIIPQPGLLKRMVATGKVQPADEATTAKVDEGWSPEWKTYGTVDDTFYAAPMLASVKSFVWYSPSAFEEHGYEVPKTLDEMMALTEKIAADTAGDGATKPWCAGIESGGATGWPATDWIEDFVLRVAGPDAYDQWVTNEIPFNAPEILESTNAVGDYLLNDAFVNGGIGDSRSIATTSFNDGGLPILDNQCYMYRMASFYEAQWPEGTTVAPDGDVFAFYLPAETEDEAPLLVAGEFVARFADTPEAAAVQDFMASGTFANTRVELGGVTSANKFVDPALASSDILRLAIELLQDPNSVARFDGSDMMPSEVGAGSFWTGTTQWIDGQIDAETMLTNIQDSWPKG from the coding sequence ATGAAAGTAACAAGTAAGCGCTTTGCAGGCGTTGCGGGAATCGCGGCAGCGTCAGCGCTGGTGCTCTCCGCGTGTAGTGGCGGCGGCGAAATCGGTGGTGACACCGGTGGAGGAGCCGAGAGTGGGGATGCAGGTGGTGGGACAGCCGCAGAAGGTTGCGAGGATTTTGAGCAGTACGGAAGCTTCCCCGGAACGACCGTGAGCCTGTTCTCGTCAATTCGTGACTCTGAGGCTGACGACCTTCAGGCCACATTCGACAAGTTCACAGAATGCACGGGCATCACAGTTCAGCACAACGGTGTTGGCGAGTTTGAGCAGCAGCTGGTGGTGCAGGTTGAAGGTAACAATGCGCCCGACCTCGCGATCATTCCGCAGCCTGGCCTCCTGAAGCGCATGGTTGCCACCGGCAAGGTGCAGCCCGCCGATGAAGCCACAACTGCCAAAGTTGACGAAGGTTGGTCGCCTGAATGGAAGACGTATGGCACCGTTGACGACACCTTCTACGCTGCACCGATGCTCGCTTCCGTCAAGTCCTTCGTTTGGTACTCCCCGTCTGCATTTGAAGAGCACGGCTACGAGGTTCCTAAGACTCTCGATGAGATGATGGCGCTTACCGAAAAGATTGCTGCTGACACCGCTGGTGATGGCGCAACCAAGCCATGGTGTGCAGGTATTGAATCCGGTGGTGCTACGGGTTGGCCGGCAACTGACTGGATTGAGGACTTCGTCCTCCGCGTCGCAGGGCCGGATGCCTACGACCAGTGGGTTACCAATGAAATTCCATTCAATGCTCCCGAGATTCTCGAATCCACCAATGCTGTTGGTGACTACCTGCTCAACGACGCCTTCGTAAATGGCGGTATTGGTGACTCCCGCTCGATCGCTACGACCTCCTTCAACGATGGTGGCCTGCCGATCCTCGACAACCAGTGCTACATGTACCGCATGGCTTCCTTCTACGAAGCACAGTGGCCAGAAGGCACAACAGTTGCCCCCGACGGTGACGTGTTTGCCTTCTACCTACCTGCTGAGACCGAGGATGAAGCTCCTCTTCTGGTAGCCGGTGAGTTCGTGGCTCGCTTTGCTGACACCCCGGAAGCCGCAGCAGTCCAGGACTTCATGGCCTCTGGAACGTTTGCCAACACCCGTGTTGAACTGGGTGGCGTGACTTCTGCAAACAAGTTCGTTGACCCGGCTTTGGCGTCCTCGGATATCCTGCGTCTCGCAATCGAACTGCTGCAGGATCCGAACTCAGTTGCTCGCTTCGACGGTTCTGACATGATGCCTTCTGAGGTTGGTGCGGGTTCATTCTGGACCGGTACGACACAGTGGATTGACGGTCAGATCGATGCGGAAACGATGCTAACCAACATCCAGGATTCCTGGCCCAAGGGCTGA
- a CDS encoding carbohydrate ABC transporter permease, whose protein sequence is MSWLLHTKVGQMVLAVIAIIAIVAILLLMASLADRLKGKSRNVASVLVFVIPAFFLLGMGLIWPAVLTTYNSFFDRTSTTFVGFENYGWLFTNSDSQRAFINTAIWVLLVPVVSVLVGLLYALLIDGKKFEKVMKSLLFMPMAISFVGAGIIWRFMYDYRSAGQNQRGLLNAIIVAFGGEPVRFLQDSPLNTLFLIVVLIWVQAGFAMVLLSAAIKGIPMELIEAARLDGTNAWQMLTKITVPTIRPTLVVVYTTITIATLKVFDITQTMTGAKFQTQVLANQMYDQSFTFGNAGLGSSTAVIIFVLVIPIVVFNIRQMLKNKEVRG, encoded by the coding sequence GTGAGCTGGTTACTACATACAAAGGTCGGCCAGATGGTTCTGGCCGTGATCGCGATCATTGCGATCGTTGCGATCCTGCTCCTGATGGCGTCCCTTGCGGATCGCCTTAAGGGTAAGAGCAGAAATGTCGCATCGGTTCTGGTGTTCGTGATCCCCGCATTTTTCCTCCTGGGGATGGGCCTCATCTGGCCCGCAGTCCTCACGACATATAACTCCTTCTTTGATAGAACTTCGACCACTTTCGTAGGCTTTGAAAACTACGGGTGGTTGTTCACAAACTCAGACTCTCAGCGCGCATTCATAAATACTGCGATCTGGGTCCTGCTTGTCCCGGTCGTCTCGGTACTTGTCGGGCTGCTCTATGCGTTACTGATCGATGGCAAGAAGTTTGAAAAGGTCATGAAGTCGCTGCTCTTCATGCCAATGGCAATATCGTTCGTGGGTGCTGGCATCATCTGGCGCTTCATGTATGACTACCGTAGCGCCGGGCAGAATCAACGCGGGCTACTGAACGCAATCATCGTTGCGTTTGGTGGGGAACCCGTGCGTTTCTTGCAGGACAGCCCCCTCAACACGCTCTTCTTGATTGTCGTGCTCATTTGGGTCCAGGCAGGTTTCGCCATGGTGCTCCTCTCAGCTGCTATCAAGGGCATCCCCATGGAGCTAATCGAGGCAGCACGACTCGATGGCACGAATGCGTGGCAGATGTTGACCAAAATTACAGTCCCGACAATTCGGCCAACTCTGGTGGTTGTCTACACGACTATTACTATCGCGACACTGAAGGTCTTCGACATTACCCAGACCATGACCGGAGCAAAGTTCCAAACCCAAGTTCTTGCGAACCAGATGTATGACCAGTCATTCACCTTCGGAAATGCCGGTTTGGGCTCTTCGACAGCCGTGATCATCTTTGTCCTTGTTATCCCCATCGTGGTGTTTAACATCCGACAGATGCTGAAGAACAAGGAGGTTCGCGGATGA
- a CDS encoding carbohydrate ABC transporter permease yields MSTIAEVLPNDDQAPPKRRGKKTDTGHVGAVTLAKKSLSNRFASLIAVLIAIMWTVPTLGLLITSFRPEADIKSTGWWTWFANPSVTLSNYEAVLFGTSSQGNLLNYLTNSLVITIPATIAPLAIAVMAAYAFSFMKWRGRDLVFVIVFAMQIVPLQMALIPLLRIFSSTFGNSFPFMSIWVAHTAFALPLAIFLLHNFMQEIPRELIEAAEVDGAGHVATFTRVVLPLMVPAIASFAIFQFLWVWNDLLVGLTFSGGQELTAPLTARLQSLAGSRGQDWHLLTAGAFISMIIPLGVFFSLQKYFVRGLTAGSVKG; encoded by the coding sequence ATGAGCACCATTGCAGAAGTACTGCCGAATGACGATCAGGCACCCCCGAAGCGTCGCGGCAAGAAGACCGATACCGGGCACGTAGGTGCTGTGACGTTGGCGAAGAAGTCGTTGAGCAACCGCTTTGCATCTTTGATTGCAGTTCTTATCGCGATCATGTGGACGGTTCCGACCTTGGGTTTGCTCATAACCTCGTTCCGTCCTGAGGCTGATATCAAGTCAACCGGTTGGTGGACCTGGTTTGCCAATCCTTCGGTAACCTTGTCAAACTACGAGGCCGTCCTCTTTGGCACTTCGTCTCAGGGCAACCTGCTCAACTACTTGACCAACTCTTTGGTAATCACTATCCCAGCAACGATTGCCCCGCTGGCTATTGCTGTGATGGCTGCCTACGCCTTTTCATTCATGAAATGGCGAGGACGGGACCTAGTTTTCGTCATTGTCTTCGCAATGCAGATTGTTCCGCTCCAAATGGCGCTGATTCCTTTGCTACGCATCTTCAGTTCCACCTTTGGGAACTCATTCCCGTTCATGTCGATTTGGGTTGCTCACACTGCATTCGCGCTCCCTCTGGCGATTTTCCTCTTGCATAACTTCATGCAAGAGATCCCACGGGAGCTTATTGAGGCCGCCGAGGTCGATGGAGCCGGACATGTGGCTACGTTCACCCGGGTGGTTCTTCCACTCATGGTGCCAGCCATCGCATCATTTGCGATCTTCCAGTTCCTCTGGGTGTGGAACGACCTGCTTGTGGGCTTGACGTTCTCCGGTGGTCAGGAGCTAACCGCTCCGCTCACCGCGCGCCTCCAGTCTCTCGCTGGGTCGCGCGGTCAGGATTGGCACCTCCTTACTGCGGGCGCGTTTATCTCGATGATCATTCCGCTCGGGGTGTTCTTCTCCTTGCAGAAGTACTTCGTGCGGGGTCTAACTGCGGGTTCTGTGAAGGGCTGA
- a CDS encoding TetR/AcrR family transcriptional regulator: MGRPRIYDETLRERLIEEARQMLTVDGYHGVSLRVLTRNVETSTNAVYTLFGSKEALMAEVVIRDLDRLFGDQYDPNPSENSEDDLLKFATFYRKHATADPLAFAGTFEAMEEARRPGSLTDRINPEAKNIAARIHAPLLSLCQRIVDEVPDKEMDAQKMAAGLWALLHGYVSLENAHALPLSEEEVEAAFEQSIHALYICWVTVVPSGDTQELVDEDEQATVN; this comes from the coding sequence GTGGGTCGTCCCCGAATCTACGATGAGACACTACGAGAGCGCCTGATTGAAGAAGCGCGCCAGATGCTCACCGTCGACGGATACCACGGTGTTTCGTTGCGAGTTCTCACAAGAAATGTTGAGACCTCAACGAATGCCGTTTATACGCTGTTTGGGTCAAAGGAAGCCCTCATGGCGGAAGTTGTGATCCGCGACTTGGATCGACTGTTTGGCGACCAGTATGATCCCAATCCGAGCGAAAACTCCGAGGATGACCTCCTCAAGTTCGCTACTTTCTATCGCAAGCATGCAACTGCCGACCCCCTCGCTTTTGCGGGAACCTTTGAGGCAATGGAAGAGGCACGCCGCCCTGGCAGCCTTACCGACCGCATCAACCCGGAAGCAAAGAATATTGCGGCACGCATCCATGCTCCACTTTTGTCGCTATGCCAACGCATCGTCGACGAAGTCCCCGACAAGGAGATGGACGCGCAGAAAATGGCGGCGGGACTGTGGGCACTACTCCACGGGTATGTTTCGCTAGAGAATGCTCACGCTCTTCCCTTGTCGGAAGAAGAAGTTGAGGCAGCTTTCGAGCAGAGCATCCACGCCCTCTACATTTGCTGGGTCACCGTTGTTCCTTCGGGTGACACTCAAGAACTGGTTGACGAGGACGAACAGGCGACTGTTAACTAG
- the gluQRS gene encoding tRNA glutamyl-Q(34) synthetase GluQRS yields MNAGRYAPSPTGDLHLGNLRTALIAWAYARSTGRDFYLRLEDLDRQRFRDPQSQIDDLEELGIDWDGDIVVQSERLDRYQSAIDALQEHDLVFECFCSRRDIREAASAAHAPPGHYPGTCLRLSEGVALRRRAELADRGLQPALRLRPTAANWTITDMGRGRFTGPTDSAVLQRGDGAFAYNLAVVVDDIAMGVDQVVRADDLLASSPLQAYLTHELGGVEPLYGHVPLVLGPTGRRLAKRDGAVTLRELHEAGLNTADVVQILAESLELSKVRSAADFLEHFAKARLTGDPWTFLPPNIRPTAVSQE; encoded by the coding sequence ATGAATGCGGGCCGTTACGCACCATCCCCAACGGGTGATTTACACCTTGGAAATCTCAGAACAGCCCTTATTGCGTGGGCTTACGCCAGATCCACGGGGAGAGACTTCTACCTGCGTCTTGAGGACCTTGACCGGCAGCGCTTCCGCGACCCCCAGTCCCAGATCGATGACCTTGAGGAGCTCGGAATCGACTGGGATGGGGACATTGTCGTCCAGAGTGAGCGCTTGGACCGTTACCAAAGCGCAATCGATGCTTTGCAGGAACATGACCTGGTGTTTGAGTGTTTTTGCTCGAGGCGCGACATCCGCGAGGCAGCCTCTGCGGCTCACGCACCGCCTGGACACTACCCTGGAACATGTCTGCGCCTCTCAGAGGGCGTGGCCCTTAGACGCAGGGCCGAACTGGCGGACCGCGGCTTGCAGCCAGCCCTGCGGTTGCGACCCACAGCGGCGAACTGGACGATCACCGACATGGGTCGAGGGCGGTTCACCGGGCCCACCGACAGCGCCGTCCTCCAACGAGGTGACGGAGCTTTTGCATACAACCTGGCCGTGGTTGTCGATGACATTGCGATGGGGGTTGACCAGGTGGTGCGCGCCGACGACCTACTGGCTTCCTCACCGCTCCAGGCATATTTAACTCACGAACTCGGAGGAGTCGAACCCCTTTACGGTCACGTCCCCCTCGTCCTAGGCCCCACGGGCAGGCGCCTGGCGAAGCGAGACGGTGCAGTCACTCTGCGCGAACTGCACGAAGCCGGACTCAACACGGCTGACGTGGTGCAGATACTTGCGGAGTCGCTGGAGCTCAGCAAGGTGCGAAGTGCGGCCGATTTCCTGGAGCATTTCGCCAAAGCACGTCTCACTGGCGACCCGTGGACGTTCCTACCCCCAAATATCAGACCCACAGCAGTTTCCCAAGAGTAA
- a CDS encoding methionine ABC transporter ATP-binding protein, whose product MIELVDVRKVYDISGATSVVALDNVTLSIPAGAIHGIVGQSGAGKSTLIRCLTALERPTTGQIVVNGIDMTALSGPELRAARRNIGMVFQTPNLLDSRTAAANVGFPLKLAGESKDKAAARVQELLTVVGLGERGASYPAQLSGGQQQRVGIARGMATNPPVLLCDEPTSALDASSTKQVMGLLQKLRDESGVTVVIITHEMEVVRDYCDSVTLLEHGRVVQSGPIAKVLESPDSALAEDLVPRPNIDGVEIPDGKALLDISFTSSPGVPTGATVLNLVASLGADVAAGRFESIGEVQVGRLAITVPAYHSNAIRGQLERNAILVREWV is encoded by the coding sequence TTGATTGAACTAGTCGATGTCCGAAAGGTCTATGACATCTCCGGTGCGACTTCTGTCGTCGCACTGGACAACGTCACCCTTTCGATTCCGGCCGGTGCAATCCACGGAATTGTTGGTCAGTCTGGTGCGGGCAAATCCACTCTGATTCGCTGCCTCACCGCCCTCGAACGCCCAACAACAGGACAGATTGTCGTCAACGGTATCGACATGACGGCCCTATCGGGACCGGAACTACGGGCAGCACGCCGCAACATTGGCATGGTGTTCCAGACCCCTAACCTTCTTGACTCGCGAACCGCTGCAGCCAATGTCGGTTTTCCCCTCAAACTTGCCGGTGAGTCGAAAGACAAGGCGGCTGCTCGGGTTCAGGAACTGCTGACCGTTGTGGGCCTAGGAGAGCGTGGAGCCTCATACCCCGCGCAGCTCTCCGGCGGTCAGCAGCAACGTGTCGGAATCGCGCGGGGGATGGCCACCAATCCACCTGTCCTGCTGTGTGATGAGCCAACCTCGGCCCTGGATGCGTCCTCGACGAAACAAGTGATGGGACTGCTACAGAAACTTCGTGACGAATCCGGAGTTACCGTCGTCATCATCACACACGAGATGGAAGTGGTTCGGGATTACTGTGACTCCGTGACACTCTTGGAACACGGACGCGTTGTTCAAAGCGGCCCAATTGCCAAGGTACTGGAGAGCCCGGACTCTGCGCTTGCAGAGGACCTGGTGCCGCGTCCCAACATTGATGGTGTGGAGATCCCTGATGGGAAAGCTCTTCTGGATATTTCTTTCACCTCCAGTCCCGGTGTACCAACCGGCGCCACGGTCCTCAATCTCGTTGCCTCTCTGGGTGCTGACGTCGCAGCAGGCCGATTTGAGTCGATTGGTGAAGTGCAAGTTGGCCGCCTAGCTATTACGGTGCCCGCCTACCACTCAAACGCAATCCGCGGCCAGCTTGAACGCAACGCTATTTTGGTCAGAGAGTGGGTCTGA
- a CDS encoding methionine ABC transporter permease, whose translation MTVFSQLFVSTSQLSLIFAAPGGPRWGDNPAIQQKFWPAVLETLLMVGWGSLVTVILGLPLGLLLASSSRSGLKPRAALNQAVGVVVNVVRSFPFMILLIALIPFTRLLVGSSLGWKATVVPLVVGAVPFFARLVETNINAVSPGKIEAAQMMGASNMRIEWAVQVREAMPSLVQSVTTLFITLIGYSAMAGAVGGGGLGALAMNYGYNQWQDDVMIITVVAIIVIVQLVQMLGDMISRLVDHR comes from the coding sequence ATGACGGTCTTCTCGCAACTCTTTGTCTCCACGAGTCAGCTCTCCCTAATCTTTGCGGCCCCCGGTGGACCCCGCTGGGGCGATAACCCAGCTATTCAGCAGAAGTTCTGGCCAGCGGTTCTCGAAACGCTTCTGATGGTGGGTTGGGGAAGCCTAGTCACCGTCATCCTTGGTCTCCCGCTCGGCCTCCTCCTCGCGTCCAGTTCCCGTTCGGGTCTGAAGCCAAGGGCGGCGCTGAACCAGGCTGTTGGAGTCGTCGTCAACGTGGTGCGGTCCTTCCCATTCATGATCCTTCTGATCGCGCTGATCCCTTTCACTCGCCTGCTTGTTGGGAGTTCGCTGGGCTGGAAAGCAACTGTCGTCCCCCTGGTGGTTGGCGCCGTACCGTTCTTCGCCAGATTAGTGGAGACCAATATCAATGCGGTTTCCCCCGGGAAGATCGAGGCGGCACAGATGATGGGTGCATCCAACATGCGCATTGAGTGGGCGGTGCAGGTCCGTGAGGCTATGCCATCCCTGGTGCAGTCCGTGACTACCCTGTTCATCACGCTAATCGGATACTCCGCCATGGCTGGCGCCGTCGGAGGTGGCGGGCTTGGCGCCCTCGCCATGAACTACGGGTACAACCAGTGGCAAGACGACGTCATGATCATCACCGTTGTGGCGATCATCGTCATCGTGCAGCTGGTCCAAATGCTCGGCGATATGATCAGCCGGCTGGTGGACCACCGCTGA
- a CDS encoding MetQ/NlpA family ABC transporter substrate-binding protein — translation MRSLRYFAATGAAAALVLAGCSSGGGDTTQSTEAEQNDAATEAAEGGDVEVLTVGASPSPHGSILTFINDNLAAEAGLQLNIVEFSDYIQPNEALNAGELDANFFQTVPYLEAQTEERGYDFVAGSPVHIEPLGIYSETITDIADVPEGAKVGVITDPSNQGRALELLAANGLVELPADGAINATTVTPLKGISLIEVEGPSLVRNLQDVDIAVINGNFALEGGLSPADDALVVEDGTDSPYANLLVWKNGTDKLDAIEKLDALLRSDEVAEFIKSTWTDGSVIPAF, via the coding sequence ATGCGTTCACTACGATACTTTGCAGCAACAGGTGCGGCCGCAGCCCTTGTCCTGGCAGGCTGCTCATCCGGCGGTGGCGACACCACCCAGTCGACCGAGGCGGAGCAGAATGACGCTGCCACAGAGGCAGCCGAGGGCGGAGACGTCGAGGTTCTGACTGTTGGGGCCAGCCCCAGTCCTCACGGCTCAATCCTCACCTTCATCAACGACAACCTGGCGGCTGAGGCAGGCCTGCAGTTGAACATCGTTGAGTTCTCTGACTACATCCAGCCCAATGAGGCCCTCAATGCCGGCGAATTGGACGCCAATTTCTTCCAAACCGTCCCCTACCTTGAGGCACAGACAGAAGAGCGCGGCTACGACTTTGTCGCAGGCTCCCCGGTTCACATTGAGCCCCTGGGCATCTACTCAGAAACCATCACTGACATCGCTGACGTTCCCGAGGGAGCTAAGGTAGGCGTCATCACCGACCCATCAAACCAGGGTCGCGCACTTGAGCTTCTTGCAGCCAACGGCCTCGTCGAACTTCCAGCAGATGGCGCGATCAACGCGACTACGGTGACACCCCTCAAGGGAATCAGCCTGATCGAGGTTGAAGGACCGTCCCTGGTTCGCAACCTGCAGGATGTTGACATCGCGGTAATCAATGGCAACTTCGCCCTCGAGGGCGGCCTGTCACCAGCGGATGATGCCCTGGTGGTTGAGGACGGTACGGACAGCCCTTACGCCAACCTGCTTGTGTGGAAGAACGGTACCGACAAGCTTGACGCCATTGAGAAGCTAGATGCACTACTCCGGAGCGACGAGGTCGCAGAGTTCATCAAGAGCACTTGGACGGATGGTTCAGTAATCCCAGCCTTCTAG
- the upp gene encoding uracil phosphoribosyltransferase: MELQVIDHPLVDHKLTVLRDKNTPSSTFRSLVGELVSLLTYEATRDVAVEPVEIETPVAQTTGVRLSEPRPLVVPILRAGLGMLDGMTAMMPTAEVGFLGMRRDEDTLEIETYARRLPDDLSGREVYVLDPMLATGHTLVATIEYLVEHNAKRIVCICLLATPEGIAEIEAQIGDRADVTVVTGAMDLGLNEKSYIVPGLGDAGDRLYGVVD; encoded by the coding sequence ATGGAACTCCAAGTCATTGATCACCCTCTGGTCGACCACAAGCTCACCGTTCTTCGTGACAAGAACACGCCCTCGTCGACATTCCGTTCCCTTGTTGGCGAACTTGTCTCCCTCTTGACGTATGAGGCGACACGGGATGTTGCCGTTGAACCAGTTGAAATTGAGACACCCGTGGCACAGACCACGGGTGTTCGTCTATCTGAGCCACGTCCCCTGGTTGTGCCGATCTTGCGCGCGGGCCTCGGCATGCTCGACGGCATGACGGCGATGATGCCCACCGCTGAGGTGGGCTTCTTGGGAATGCGTCGTGATGAGGACACACTGGAGATAGAGACATATGCTCGACGCCTCCCCGACGATCTGTCTGGACGTGAGGTGTACGTCCTCGACCCCATGCTGGCAACTGGTCACACCCTTGTGGCGACGATCGAATACTTAGTTGAGCACAACGCGAAGCGCATCGTTTGCATCTGCCTTCTGGCAACGCCTGAAGGGATTGCGGAGATCGAAGCGCAGATCGGCGACCGCGCTGATGTAACTGTGGTGACTGGTGCGATGGATCTGGGCTTGAACGAGAAGTCCTATATCGTTCCGGGCCTTGGGGACGCCGGCGACCGCCTCTACGGGGTCGTCGACTGA
- the tadA gene encoding tRNA adenosine(34) deaminase TadA, with amino-acid sequence METQRRWERAMSRALLLANTARQAGDVPVGAVVLDQNGNVVGRGWNRREVNHDPTAHAEILALREAGENLGTWNLAGCTLVVTLEPCTMCAGAIVNSRLDRLVFGAWEPATGACGSIRDVVRDTRLNHRVEVVSGVMQAEAEVQLRAFFEGLRR; translated from the coding sequence ATGGAAACTCAGCGAAGGTGGGAGCGGGCGATGAGCCGAGCCTTGCTGCTTGCCAACACTGCCCGCCAAGCTGGGGACGTACCGGTTGGTGCGGTCGTCCTCGACCAAAATGGCAACGTTGTTGGGCGGGGGTGGAATCGCAGGGAGGTCAATCACGACCCGACCGCGCATGCTGAGATCCTCGCCCTACGTGAGGCCGGTGAGAACCTCGGGACCTGGAACCTGGCCGGCTGCACGCTAGTGGTGACATTAGAGCCGTGCACAATGTGTGCGGGCGCAATAGTCAACAGCCGACTTGACCGTTTGGTGTTTGGTGCTTGGGAACCGGCGACGGGCGCTTGCGGGTCGATTCGGGACGTTGTTCGGGACACCCGGTTGAACCACCGGGTCGAAGTGGTTTCCGGGGTCATGCAAGCCGAGGCCGAAGTGCAGTTGCGCGCGTTCTTCGAGGGCTTGCGCCGCTGA
- a CDS encoding potassium transporter Kup — MLRDNRAGALAPLVVGAIGVVFGDIGTSPLYTLRAVLTHDGGDFAPSAVLGVISMIIWCLIIIVTFTYVGLILKANNQGEGGILALAALITRKTKKVGRLAFVVTTIAIIGASLFLGDAMITPAISVLSAAEGLSVINPDLAHLVVPISLIVLTTLFAFQKKGTAGIGSAFGPVMVMWFLVLAALGLPWILREPGILVALSPTYAVAFAMERPAIAFFALGACVLAITGAEALYADLGHFGRKPIAVAWIALALPALLLNYLGQGALLLSNPAAVNSPLYELAPKWALVPVVLLATLATVIASQAVITGAFSIVRQAIHMNLLPRMRIVQTSRSSGGQVYLPAVNGILFVGVFALVAAFGSSERLASAYGLAVTGTLLLELSLFLIFARTVWKWSLVRVVPMAVLVGGLELTIFLANTSKILSGGWIPLAVSALVALFTFTWARGAKIMFGRRHEMEGPLRPYIASLRRKKIQRVPGVAVYPHASLTTVPLALRSSVAFSHVLHEHVIIMVVKRLGVPTVNECDRVVVDDLGSIDDGIVRVEYRVGFNDSQNLPRALQLALHKSPELEFDAEQATYVLSVFRIEPADKGDRQQWPRWQRQLFRRMEKTSHNRTRAFHLPPDRTIVIGAEVKA, encoded by the coding sequence ATGCTTCGCGATAATCGCGCGGGCGCATTAGCGCCGCTTGTAGTTGGGGCCATTGGCGTAGTCTTTGGCGACATTGGAACATCCCCGCTCTATACACTTCGTGCCGTCCTCACCCACGATGGCGGCGACTTTGCCCCGTCTGCGGTGCTCGGGGTTATCTCAATGATCATCTGGTGCCTGATAATCATTGTTACCTTCACCTACGTTGGCCTTATCCTCAAGGCCAATAACCAGGGTGAGGGCGGAATACTCGCGCTCGCAGCCCTGATAACCAGGAAGACCAAGAAGGTCGGCCGGTTGGCGTTTGTTGTCACCACAATTGCGATCATCGGTGCATCGCTGTTCCTAGGTGACGCCATGATTACGCCTGCCATATCGGTTCTCAGTGCAGCCGAAGGCCTTTCGGTTATCAACCCGGATCTTGCGCACCTGGTGGTGCCGATCTCTCTGATTGTCTTGACCACCCTATTTGCCTTCCAAAAGAAGGGTACGGCAGGCATTGGTAGCGCATTTGGTCCGGTAATGGTGATGTGGTTCCTGGTCCTTGCTGCACTCGGTCTGCCATGGATTCTCCGGGAGCCTGGAATTCTTGTCGCCTTGAGCCCAACATATGCGGTTGCATTCGCTATGGAGAGGCCCGCGATCGCGTTCTTTGCCCTGGGTGCGTGCGTCCTCGCCATCACGGGAGCTGAGGCCCTCTATGCGGACCTTGGGCACTTCGGACGCAAGCCCATAGCGGTGGCGTGGATCGCCTTGGCGTTACCAGCATTACTCCTCAACTATCTGGGCCAGGGAGCGTTGTTGCTGTCAAACCCGGCAGCAGTGAACAGCCCACTGTATGAACTAGCTCCGAAATGGGCGCTGGTTCCAGTCGTCCTTCTCGCGACATTGGCGACAGTCATCGCTTCTCAGGCTGTAATCACGGGAGCGTTCTCTATCGTGCGGCAGGCGATTCATATGAACCTCTTGCCACGCATGAGGATCGTGCAGACCTCACGTTCCAGCGGGGGACAGGTGTATCTCCCCGCAGTCAATGGAATCCTCTTTGTTGGCGTGTTCGCCCTAGTTGCAGCTTTTGGTTCGTCGGAGCGGCTCGCATCTGCGTATGGATTGGCTGTGACTGGAACGCTGCTTCTTGAGCTGTCCCTGTTCCTCATCTTCGCGCGGACGGTGTGGAAGTGGTCCCTGGTTCGAGTTGTCCCCATGGCCGTCCTCGTTGGTGGGTTGGAGTTAACCATATTCCTTGCCAACACCTCAAAAATCCTTTCCGGCGGCTGGATTCCCCTGGCTGTTTCCGCCCTCGTCGCCCTCTTCACATTCACGTGGGCAAGGGGCGCCAAGATCATGTTCGGTCGACGCCATGAGATGGAGGGCCCATTGCGACCCTACATCGCAAGTCTGCGCCGCAAGAAGATCCAGCGGGTTCCCGGTGTGGCCGTCTATCCACACGCGAGCCTCACCACCGTCCCCCTGGCATTGCGTTCCAGTGTTGCCTTCTCTCATGTCCTCCACGAACACGTCATCATCATGGTGGTGAAGCGGCTGGGCGTGCCCACCGTAAACGAGTGTGATCGTGTTGTAGTCGATGACCTGGGGAGCATTGATGATGGAATTGTCCGGGTTGAGTACCGCGTTGGATTCAATGACTCACAGAATCTGCCGAGGGCGTTGCAGTTGGCTCTGCATAAGAGTCCTGAGCTGGAGTTTGATGCGGAACAGGCTACCTATGTTCTTTCGGTCTTCCGGATCGAGCCGGCGGACAAGGGAGACCGGCAGCAGTGGCCCAGGTGGCAGCGGCAGCTGTTTCGGAGGATGGAAAAGACTTCGCACAACAGGACGCGGGCATTCCACCTCCCGCCTGATAGGACAATCGTCATCGGGGCAGAGGTGAAGGCGTGA